The proteins below are encoded in one region of Pseudonocardia sp. DSM 110487:
- a CDS encoding bifunctional 2-polyprenyl-6-hydroxyphenol methylase/3-demethylubiquinol 3-O-methyltransferase UbiG: MTTTETSPTATAEEFGERLFGAVLGAQLVQAAYLGDRLGYYRVLAAEPMTAPELAARTGTAERYAREWLEHQAVAGVLTVDDPAAAPAERRFRLPAGHAEVLTDVLSPNHVLPLARMVGGLGQHLDALVGAYRSGGGVSWAQFGADAREGQAAANRPLFLGALPREYLPSVPEIRAVLERGGRIADVGCGYGWSSIGIALAHPGVTVDGYDVDGPSIDIARQNAVEAGVSDRVRFHCADAATAEGRFDLVAAFECVHDMSDPVPVLATMRRIAASDGVVLVVDERVAETFTAPGDEVEQLMYGWSITCCLPDGLAHPGSVGTGTVMRPDILRRYARDAGFTDIEVLPVDDMFFRFYRLR, translated from the coding sequence ATGACCACCACCGAGACTTCGCCCACCGCGACCGCGGAGGAGTTCGGCGAGCGGCTCTTCGGTGCCGTGCTCGGCGCCCAGCTCGTCCAGGCCGCCTACCTGGGCGACCGCCTCGGCTACTACCGCGTCCTCGCCGCCGAGCCCATGACCGCGCCGGAGCTCGCCGCGCGCACCGGCACCGCGGAGCGCTACGCCCGCGAGTGGCTGGAGCACCAGGCCGTGGCCGGGGTGCTCACGGTCGACGACCCGGCCGCCGCACCGGCCGAGCGGCGTTTCCGGCTCCCGGCCGGGCACGCCGAGGTGCTCACCGACGTGCTGAGCCCGAACCACGTCCTGCCGCTGGCCCGGATGGTGGGCGGCCTCGGGCAGCACCTCGACGCGCTCGTCGGCGCCTACCGGTCGGGCGGCGGCGTGTCATGGGCGCAGTTCGGCGCCGACGCCCGCGAGGGCCAGGCGGCGGCCAACCGGCCGCTGTTCCTCGGCGCGCTGCCGCGCGAGTACCTGCCGTCCGTCCCCGAGATCCGCGCCGTGCTGGAGCGCGGCGGGCGGATCGCCGACGTCGGCTGCGGGTACGGCTGGTCGTCGATCGGCATCGCGCTCGCTCATCCCGGCGTGACCGTCGACGGCTACGACGTCGACGGTCCGTCCATCGACATAGCCCGGCAGAACGCGGTCGAGGCCGGGGTCTCCGACCGGGTGCGGTTCCACTGCGCGGACGCCGCCACAGCAGAGGGTCGCTTCGACCTGGTGGCCGCGTTCGAGTGCGTCCACGACATGTCCGACCCCGTCCCGGTGCTCGCGACGATGCGCCGGATCGCCGCATCCGACGGAGTCGTGCTCGTCGTCGACGAGCGGGTGGCGGAGACGTTCACCGCGCCCGGCGACGAGGTCGAGCAGCTCATGTACGGCTGGAGCATCACCTGCTGCCTGCCGGACGGGCTCGCGCACCCCGGCTCCGTCGGCACCGGCACGGTGATGCGGCCGGACATCCTGCGCCGCTACGCGCGCGACGCCGGTTTCACCGACATCGAGGTGCTGCCGGTGGACGACATGTTCTTCCGCTTCTACCGCCTCCGGTGA
- the rpmI gene encoding 50S ribosomal protein L35, whose amino-acid sequence MPKNKTHSGIAKRVKITGRGKLLRQQTGLRHRLEVKSSKETRDLSGVVPVNKADVKRVKKMLGR is encoded by the coding sequence ATGCCCAAGAACAAGACGCACAGCGGGATCGCCAAGCGGGTCAAGATCACCGGCCGGGGCAAGCTGCTGCGCCAGCAGACCGGCCTGCGGCACCGCCTCGAGGTCAAGTCGAGCAAGGAGACACGCGACCTGTCCGGCGTCGTGCCGGTGAACAAGGCCGACGTCAAGCGCGTCAAGAAGATGCTCGGCCGCTGA
- a CDS encoding RNA methyltransferase: MSARAAQAEPPGTERTPRVVAARKLLRRAARDRAGRFLVEGAQAVREAVRYGHVRELFVTDAAADRHPDLVEAAAGAGARISPVTERAAAALSDTITPQGLVAVCDLLDVPVAEALGERPSLVAVCAGITDPGNAGTVIRVADAAGADAVLLAGDTVDPHNGKAVRASTGSVFHLPLARDRDAAAVLDACSAAGLTLLAADAAGELDLHEPAARPVLAGPVAWVFGGEAHGVPADLAARADHRVRIPIHGRAESLNLATAAAVCLYASAAARRG; this comes from the coding sequence CTGAGCGCTCGCGCCGCCCAGGCCGAACCGCCCGGCACCGAACGCACCCCGCGCGTCGTCGCAGCCCGCAAGCTGCTCCGGCGCGCGGCGCGTGATCGGGCCGGGCGGTTCCTCGTGGAGGGGGCGCAGGCGGTCCGGGAGGCCGTCCGGTACGGCCACGTGCGCGAGCTGTTCGTCACGGACGCGGCCGCCGACCGGCACCCCGACCTGGTGGAAGCGGCCGCTGGCGCGGGCGCGCGGATCAGCCCGGTCACCGAGCGCGCCGCGGCCGCACTGTCGGACACCATCACCCCGCAGGGTCTGGTGGCCGTCTGCGACCTGCTCGACGTCCCCGTCGCGGAGGCGCTCGGTGAGCGCCCGTCGCTCGTGGCGGTGTGCGCCGGCATCACGGACCCGGGCAACGCCGGCACCGTGATCCGGGTGGCCGACGCCGCGGGCGCCGACGCCGTGCTGCTGGCGGGTGACACCGTCGACCCGCACAACGGCAAGGCGGTCCGCGCCTCCACCGGCAGCGTCTTCCACCTGCCGCTCGCACGCGACCGCGACGCCGCGGCCGTGCTGGACGCCTGCTCCGCCGCCGGCCTCACCCTGCTCGCCGCCGACGCCGCGGGCGAGCTGGACCTGCACGAACCCGCCGCCCGGCCGGTGCTCGCCGGGCCGGTGGCCTGGGTGTTCGGCGGGGAGGCGCACGGCGTGCCCGCCGACCTCGCGGCGCGCGCCGACCACCGCGTCCGCATCCCCATCCACGGCCGCGCGGAGAGCCTGAACCTGGCCACCGCCGCCGCCGTCTGCCTCTACGCGAGTGCTGCCGCACGTCGCGGATAG
- a CDS encoding ATP-binding cassette domain-containing protein: MNHVIQAESLVKNFKETTALAGVDFAARRGTVLGLLGPNGSGKTTSVRVLTTLLRPDGGHARILGHDVVRDAPTVRRLIGVTGQYAAVDDTLTGTDNLVLVARLLDLPRREARARAADLIERFGLTEAAGRRVRTYSGGMRRRLDLAVSLVGRPEVLFLDEPTTGLDPRHRGEVWDAVRALVADGVTVLLTTQYLEEADQLADDLVVLDRGRVIAAGTPATLKAEVGGQRLHVRPLHREDLPRVAALVAEAAPGIEPIVDPAGELVVPGAGTAVLHRLGARIDEAWIPVAELGLRLPSLDDVFLTLTGRAASADSPETDSDEEAA; encoded by the coding sequence ATGAACCACGTCATCCAGGCCGAGAGCCTGGTGAAGAACTTCAAGGAGACCACGGCGCTCGCCGGCGTCGACTTCGCCGCCCGCCGCGGCACCGTGCTCGGCCTGCTCGGCCCGAACGGCTCGGGCAAGACCACGTCGGTGCGCGTGCTCACCACCCTGCTGCGCCCCGACGGCGGGCACGCCCGCATCCTCGGGCACGACGTCGTGCGGGACGCCCCGACCGTACGCAGGCTGATCGGCGTCACCGGGCAATACGCCGCCGTCGACGACACGCTGACCGGCACCGACAACCTCGTGCTCGTCGCCCGGCTGCTCGACCTCCCCCGTCGCGAGGCGCGGGCGAGGGCGGCCGATCTGATCGAGCGGTTCGGGCTCACCGAAGCGGCCGGGCGGCGCGTGCGCACCTACTCGGGCGGCATGCGGCGCAGGCTCGACCTCGCGGTGAGCCTCGTCGGCCGGCCGGAGGTGCTGTTCCTCGACGAGCCGACCACCGGGCTCGACCCCCGCCACCGCGGCGAGGTGTGGGACGCCGTGCGCGCGCTCGTCGCCGACGGCGTCACGGTGCTGCTCACCACCCAGTACCTCGAGGAGGCCGACCAGCTCGCCGACGACCTCGTCGTGCTCGACCGCGGCCGGGTGATCGCCGCCGGTACCCCGGCCACGCTGAAGGCGGAGGTCGGCGGGCAGCGGCTGCACGTGCGACCGCTGCACCGCGAGGACCTGCCGCGCGTCGCGGCGCTGGTCGCCGAGGCGGCACCCGGGATCGAACCGATCGTCGATCCCGCCGGTGAGCTCGTCGTCCCCGGCGCCGGCACCGCCGTCCTGCACCGGCTCGGCGCCCGGATCGACGAGGCCTGGATCCCGGTCGCCGAGCTCGGCCTGCGGCTGCCGAGCCTCGACGACGTCTTCCTGACCCTGACCGGGCGCGCCGCGAGCGCGGACAGCCCGGAGACCGACTCCGACGAGGAGGCCGCGTGA
- the pheS gene encoding phenylalanine--tRNA ligase subunit alpha, with translation MSESTDLDVPSGVTSLLDPDALKAAVAAAERAFAEASDLAELAAVRPAHLGDRAPILLARRELGSLPGPERAEAGKRVNAARQQAQEAFDARRVVLVEERDARVLAEEAVDVTLPWDRVPRGARHPITQIAERIADVFVAMGWEVAEGPEVESSWLNFDALNFGKDHPARTMQDTFYLGESENSDTVLRTHTSPVQVRALLERELPVYVVCPGRTFRTDALDATHTPVFHQVEGLAVDRGITMAHLKGTLDAFARAMFGAESRTRLRPSFFPFTEPSAEVDVWFPEKKGGAGWVEWGGCGMVNPNVLRACGIDPDVHSGFAFGMGLERTLQFRNGIPDMRDMVEGDVRFSRAFGV, from the coding sequence ATGAGTGAGAGCACGGACCTCGACGTCCCCAGCGGTGTCACCAGCCTGCTGGACCCCGACGCGCTGAAGGCTGCAGTCGCGGCCGCCGAGCGGGCGTTCGCCGAGGCGTCCGACCTCGCCGAGCTCGCCGCCGTGCGCCCGGCGCACCTGGGCGATCGCGCCCCGATCCTGCTGGCCCGCCGTGAGCTCGGCTCTCTGCCCGGGCCGGAGCGCGCCGAGGCCGGCAAGCGCGTCAATGCCGCACGGCAGCAGGCGCAGGAGGCGTTCGACGCCCGCCGCGTCGTGCTCGTCGAGGAGCGCGACGCGCGCGTGCTCGCCGAGGAGGCCGTCGACGTCACGCTGCCGTGGGACCGGGTCCCACGCGGCGCCCGCCACCCGATCACGCAGATCGCCGAGCGCATCGCCGACGTGTTCGTCGCGATGGGCTGGGAGGTGGCCGAGGGGCCAGAGGTCGAGTCGTCATGGCTCAACTTCGACGCGCTGAACTTCGGCAAGGACCACCCGGCGCGCACCATGCAGGACACGTTCTACCTGGGTGAGTCCGAGAACTCCGATACGGTGCTGCGCACCCACACGTCGCCGGTGCAGGTCCGCGCGCTGCTGGAGCGGGAGCTGCCCGTGTACGTCGTGTGCCCCGGGCGCACGTTCCGCACCGACGCGCTGGATGCCACCCACACCCCGGTCTTCCACCAGGTCGAGGGCCTCGCGGTGGACCGCGGGATCACGATGGCGCACCTCAAGGGCACGCTCGACGCATTTGCCCGCGCCATGTTCGGCGCGGAGTCGCGCACCCGGCTGCGGCCGTCGTTCTTCCCGTTCACCGAGCCGTCCGCCGAGGTCGACGTCTGGTTCCCGGAGAAGAAGGGTGGAGCCGGCTGGGTCGAGTGGGGCGGCTGCGGCATGGTCAACCCCAACGTCCTGCGCGCCTGCGGCATCGACCCGGATGTGCACTCCGGGTTCGCGTTCGGCATGGGGTTGGAGCGCACGCTCCAGTTCCGCAACGGCATCCCCGACATGCGTGACATGGTCGAGGGCGACGTGCGGTTCAGCCGCGCGTTCGGCGTCTGA
- the infC gene encoding translation initiation factor IF-3: protein MRGDPISTETRINDRIRVPEVRLVGPNGEQVGIVRIEDALRLAQEAELDLVEVAAQARPPVCKLMDYGKFKYESAQKARESRRNQQLTTIKEQKLRPKIDKHDYETKRGHVRRFLEGGNKVKVTIMFRGREQSRPELGFRLLQRLAEDIADLGTVEAAPKQDGRNMTMVIAPNKKPAARPRATAPAGPADAPES from the coding sequence ATACGAGGAGACCCCATCAGCACAGAGACGCGCATCAACGACCGCATCCGCGTTCCCGAGGTCCGCCTGGTCGGGCCGAACGGGGAGCAGGTCGGCATCGTGCGCATCGAGGACGCCCTGCGGCTCGCGCAGGAGGCCGAGCTCGACCTCGTCGAGGTCGCGGCCCAGGCCCGCCCGCCGGTCTGCAAGCTCATGGACTACGGGAAGTTCAAGTACGAGAGCGCGCAGAAGGCCAGGGAGTCCCGCCGCAACCAGCAGCTCACCACGATCAAGGAGCAGAAGCTCCGGCCGAAGATCGACAAGCACGACTACGAGACGAAGCGCGGGCACGTACGGCGCTTCCTCGAAGGCGGCAACAAGGTCAAGGTCACGATCATGTTCCGCGGCCGCGAGCAGTCCCGGCCCGAGCTCGGGTTCCGGCTGCTGCAGCGGTTGGCTGAGGACATCGCCGACCTCGGTACGGTCGAGGCCGCGCCCAAGCAGGACGGGCGGAACATGACGATGGTGATCGCTCCGAACAAGAAGCCGGCAGCTCGCCCGCGTGCCACGGCCCCCGCAGGGCCGGCGGACGCGCCGGAGAGCTGA
- a CDS encoding ABC transporter permease: protein MTATTDTAPRTAAPPGPAAPRVPSALRHGATLAWRGIVKTIHSPEALLDVTLQPVIFLLLFVFVFGGAISGDPSTYLQFALPGVLVQTFVFASAGTGVALADDLSTGIFDRFRSLPIARSAPLLGAIGADLVRYLTSGLIMLGLGVLLGFRFSTDPLAVLAGLGLVTVFAFGLCWVFTALAMVVRQPRSVQGLSALIMLPITFGSNVFVPAATMPSWLRGFVELNPVSKLSDAVRGLFTGGPVAGHATAALLASAVLIAIFAPLAVALYQRRT from the coding sequence GTGACCGCCACGACCGACACCGCACCCCGCACCGCCGCACCCCCTGGACCGGCGGCGCCCCGCGTCCCGTCGGCGCTGCGGCACGGCGCCACACTCGCGTGGCGCGGCATCGTCAAGACGATCCACTCGCCGGAGGCGCTACTGGACGTCACGCTGCAGCCGGTCATCTTCCTGCTGCTGTTCGTCTTCGTCTTCGGCGGCGCGATCTCCGGCGACCCCAGCACGTACCTGCAGTTCGCACTGCCCGGCGTGCTCGTGCAGACGTTCGTGTTCGCATCGGCCGGCACGGGGGTGGCGCTCGCCGACGACCTGAGCACGGGCATCTTCGACCGGTTCCGCAGTCTCCCGATCGCGCGGTCGGCACCCCTGCTGGGCGCGATCGGGGCCGACCTCGTGCGGTACCTGACGTCCGGGCTGATCATGCTCGGGCTCGGCGTGCTACTCGGGTTCCGGTTCAGCACCGACCCGCTCGCGGTGCTCGCCGGGCTCGGCCTGGTGACGGTGTTCGCGTTCGGCCTGTGCTGGGTGTTCACCGCGCTGGCGATGGTCGTACGCCAGCCGCGCTCCGTGCAGGGCCTCAGCGCGCTGATCATGCTTCCCATCACGTTCGGCAGCAACGTGTTCGTCCCGGCCGCCACGATGCCGTCGTGGTTGCGCGGGTTCGTGGAGCTCAACCCGGTGTCGAAGCTGTCCGACGCCGTACGCGGGCTGTTCACCGGAGGGCCGGTGGCCGGGCACGCGACGGCGGCGCTGCTGGCCTCCGCCGTGCTCATCGCGATCTTCGCGCCGCTCGCGGTAGCGCTCTACCAGCGCCGAACCTGA
- the rplT gene encoding 50S ribosomal protein L20, giving the protein MARVKRAVNAQKKRRTTLELASGYRGQRSRLYRKAKEQMLHSLNYAYRDRRAKKGDFRQLWITRINAAARANGMTYNRFIQGLKVAGVEVDRKNLSEIAISDPAAFTALVELARANVPAQNGSAA; this is encoded by the coding sequence ATGGCACGCGTGAAGCGCGCGGTCAACGCTCAGAAGAAGCGTCGCACCACCCTCGAGCTGGCCAGCGGCTACCGCGGGCAGCGGTCGCGCCTGTACCGCAAGGCGAAGGAGCAGATGCTCCACTCGCTCAACTACGCCTACCGCGACCGGCGCGCCAAGAAGGGTGACTTCCGGCAGCTGTGGATCACCCGCATCAACGCAGCGGCCCGCGCCAACGGCATGACCTACAACCGCTTCATCCAGGGCCTCAAGGTCGCGGGTGTCGAGGTCGACCGCAAGAACCTGTCGGAGATCGCCATCAGCGACCCGGCCGCCTTCACCGCGCTCGTCGAGCTCGCCCGCGCCAACGTGCCCGCCCAGAACGGGAGCGCCGCCTGA
- a CDS encoding BTAD domain-containing putative transcriptional regulator, with the protein MGAASSADIALGVLGPLLLHSPDGDRIPLTSGRQRRLLAALALHMGVEVGCGALAELVWGDERPADPDAALQTNVARLRRLLPAPVMIETGARSYRLVIAAGDLDSRRFAAHLTRAAEEPDPVARLAELDAALALWRGRPFADLDDPAAEPEVARLSGLRAAAVEQRAEALLAAGRAGAAVAVAEALVAADPLREGAVAVLMRALVATGRPADSLRAYAGLRRELAEQLGLDPSPELRALHERVLRREPAAPVPGPPRPASPAVPVSSFVGRDADVARAAELLDARRIVTLRGPGGVGKTRLARHVAAAVADRYPDGALVVELGAVRSEAVVGAVGAALRLSDPGSGRLLDRIVEVLAVRRQLLVIDNCEHVLDAVAALVEAVVVGAPGVDVLATSREALRVDGEQLFGVEPLPPAPAAELLADRIAAAGGAASADAGLVELVCARLDGLPLALELAAARVPALGLAGLLDALDAPLDSLGPGRRTAAQRHRSLRDVVAWSYGLLDDEQRALFVKLGVFAGAVERDAVVAVCGDAAALPELVERSLVVRHGTRFGMFDTLRAFGRERLASDPAAAQLRARHAAWALGLAADAAAARSRADEPAAVHRLTAHLADIRRAHAWLCTHGPLEDVLRLGVVCAELGIQQARGDLVRMADDALRTAGCDPDADDPAADEQVALHPLLPRLLGLSASPRWQRGDVEGAERRCLRALALAERLGDPLLAREAYEGLGNTAMFRGELEPAAEHCRRAADLSRAAGDDTTLMMALTDLVIITAYAGQDPLAAAYETETTALAERMGSSVARGWAAYAAGERRAEIGDPDAAPFLERAVVLAEEVDAAFLAGVARHTLLTTAARVGDPAEALARFGPLLDIWLGMGSWTQLWIAVRAIAEALSRLGHHRDAAVLLGAMRASPRATTAYGADSTRVRTVVDAAAAALGPEFERLVAHGAALGDTGALALARSLAGGRV; encoded by the coding sequence ATGGGGGCCGCGAGCAGCGCAGATATCGCTCTCGGCGTGCTCGGACCGCTGCTCCTGCATAGCCCGGACGGCGACCGGATCCCGCTCACCAGCGGCCGGCAACGACGGCTGCTCGCGGCGCTCGCCCTGCACATGGGGGTGGAGGTCGGGTGCGGAGCCCTCGCCGAGCTCGTGTGGGGCGACGAGCGGCCTGCCGACCCGGACGCCGCCCTGCAGACCAACGTCGCGCGCCTGCGCAGGCTGCTGCCCGCCCCGGTCATGATCGAGACCGGGGCGCGGAGCTACCGGCTGGTGATCGCCGCGGGCGACCTCGACTCGCGCCGGTTCGCCGCGCACCTCACCCGCGCCGCGGAGGAGCCGGACCCCGTCGCACGGCTCGCCGAGCTGGACGCGGCGCTCGCCCTGTGGCGCGGCCGTCCGTTCGCCGATCTCGACGATCCGGCCGCCGAGCCCGAGGTCGCACGGCTCTCGGGACTTCGTGCCGCCGCCGTCGAGCAGCGGGCGGAGGCGCTGCTCGCCGCTGGCCGTGCGGGCGCCGCGGTCGCGGTGGCGGAAGCGCTGGTGGCGGCCGACCCCCTCCGGGAGGGCGCCGTGGCCGTCCTGATGCGCGCACTGGTCGCGACCGGCCGGCCCGCGGATTCGCTTCGGGCGTACGCAGGGCTGCGCCGGGAACTGGCCGAGCAGCTGGGCCTCGATCCGTCCCCTGAGCTGCGCGCCCTGCACGAGCGGGTGCTGCGCCGGGAACCGGCCGCGCCGGTGCCGGGCCCGCCGAGGCCGGCATCGCCGGCCGTCCCGGTCAGCTCGTTCGTCGGACGCGACGCCGACGTGGCCCGCGCCGCCGAGTTGCTGGACGCGCGCCGGATCGTCACCCTCCGCGGCCCAGGTGGGGTCGGCAAGACCCGGCTGGCCCGCCACGTAGCGGCCGCCGTCGCCGACCGGTATCCCGACGGCGCCCTCGTCGTGGAGCTCGGCGCGGTCCGTTCCGAGGCGGTGGTCGGCGCGGTGGGCGCCGCGCTGCGGCTGTCCGACCCCGGCTCGGGCCGCCTCCTCGACCGCATCGTGGAGGTGCTCGCCGTGCGCAGGCAGTTGCTCGTCATCGACAACTGCGAGCACGTCCTCGACGCCGTGGCCGCACTGGTCGAGGCCGTGGTGGTGGGCGCGCCGGGCGTGGACGTCCTTGCCACGAGCCGGGAGGCGCTGCGCGTGGACGGCGAGCAGCTGTTCGGAGTCGAGCCGCTGCCGCCGGCACCGGCCGCTGAGCTGCTGGCCGATCGGATCGCCGCTGCCGGCGGGGCGGCATCGGCCGACGCCGGGCTCGTCGAGCTGGTCTGCGCCCGGCTCGACGGGCTGCCGCTGGCGCTGGAGCTCGCCGCGGCCAGGGTGCCCGCGCTCGGCCTTGCCGGGCTGCTCGACGCGCTCGACGCGCCGCTCGACTCGCTCGGGCCCGGCCGCCGCACGGCAGCACAACGGCACAGGTCGCTGCGCGACGTCGTCGCATGGTCCTACGGCTTGCTGGACGACGAGCAGCGGGCGTTGTTCGTCAAGCTCGGAGTGTTCGCGGGAGCGGTGGAGCGGGATGCGGTCGTCGCGGTGTGTGGTGACGCTGCAGCGCTGCCCGAACTCGTGGAGCGGTCGCTCGTCGTCCGCCATGGCACGCGCTTCGGCATGTTCGACACGCTGCGGGCGTTCGGCCGCGAACGGCTGGCGTCCGACCCGGCGGCGGCGCAGCTGCGCGCCCGCCACGCCGCATGGGCACTCGGGCTCGCCGCTGACGCTGCGGCCGCGCGGTCGCGGGCCGACGAGCCGGCCGCCGTCCACCGTCTCACCGCGCACCTCGCGGACATCCGGCGGGCTCACGCGTGGCTGTGCACGCACGGCCCACTGGAAGATGTGTTGCGGCTCGGGGTCGTCTGCGCCGAGCTGGGCATCCAGCAGGCTCGGGGAGACCTCGTGCGGATGGCAGACGATGCTCTCCGTACGGCGGGCTGCGATCCCGACGCCGACGATCCGGCGGCCGACGAGCAGGTCGCGTTGCACCCGCTGCTGCCCCGGTTGCTCGGCCTGTCCGCCTCTCCGCGATGGCAGCGAGGCGACGTCGAGGGCGCCGAGCGACGCTGCCTGCGTGCACTCGCTCTCGCGGAGCGGCTGGGCGACCCTCTGCTCGCCCGTGAGGCGTACGAGGGACTCGGCAACACCGCGATGTTCCGCGGCGAGTTGGAGCCCGCGGCGGAGCATTGCCGCCGCGCCGCGGACCTGTCCCGGGCGGCCGGCGATGACACGACGCTGATGATGGCGCTGACCGACCTGGTCATCATCACGGCATATGCAGGTCAGGACCCGCTCGCCGCCGCCTACGAGACGGAGACCACCGCGCTCGCGGAGCGGATGGGTTCCTCGGTCGCCCGCGGGTGGGCGGCCTACGCGGCGGGGGAGCGGCGCGCGGAGATCGGGGACCCGGATGCCGCACCCTTCCTGGAGCGCGCCGTCGTGCTCGCCGAGGAGGTCGACGCGGCGTTCCTCGCCGGGGTCGCGCGGCACACCCTGCTCACCACGGCCGCGCGGGTGGGCGATCCCGCAGAAGCCCTCGCCCGGTTCGGGCCGCTGCTCGACATCTGGCTCGGCATGGGGTCGTGGACCCAGCTGTGGATCGCCGTGCGGGCGATCGCGGAGGCGCTGTCCCGGCTCGGTCACCATCGTGACGCCGCCGTTCTGCTGGGCGCCATGCGGGCGAGCCCGCGCGCCACGACCGCGTACGGTGCCGACTCGACACGCGTGCGCACCGTCGTGGACGCCGCTGCCGCCGCACTCGGACCCGAGTTCGAGCGTCTCGTCGCCCATGGAGCCGCACTCGGCGACACCGGCGCACTCGCGCTCGCCCGGTCTTTGGCAGGCGGCCGGGTCTGA